The DNA region ACATCTGGCACCCTGACTTTACCAAACCCGATACAGACAATGTTGAGGGATCACAAAGGTAGTTTCTAGCCTGTGGTTTGAAAGTCTCCAGTTGTGATaacaatttagttttaaaaacacCTGATTAGCTCATagctttgattaaaaataaactctaaaataaagaaaaattttaagtGTGTCCCAAggtatttatgcagcacatttgggcgctttttaatacaaatacacTTGTACATGTGAAAAAAGTGCATTTGAAATggataaaagggaaaatatccaagatatcttcaatGATACTTGATCATTTTATATTCAGGaacaaaacagatttcttacagagatttataatgaaaattgtttagattttttctCCATTCAAAAGTCATTTGAAGGGGAAATTTTGGGATTTTTTATACAATTGAAtaaacatcgtttgaacccagaggtatttataaaaaatagtaTAATTGAAGAAGATGTACGGCAtaaatattttgggacagactaAAGAATCATGGATCGTTAAGGTACATCACTACGTGTAATAAGATCTTAACAAAcagaaactgtacatgtatatcagatgtTCTTGATTTACTAAAATCACATGTACGTACAAACAATTGATAGAATTAATTATGTACTGCATGATAAGAAAGTCAGTTTTTAAAAGCTCAGAAACAGCTCTTCAGTCAAATTTGCTGTAGTCGGGTGCGTGGTATTCTAATTGCTGCCATTTCCGCACATGCGTGAACTTGACACGCTCCGACCATTCAAGCTTAAATGAACAAAAAGTGAAATATGTTATTATTTGTTGTGCATGTTTCGTGGTACAAAaatcaaaagtgtaatttcaatttcaaattaaaacattgaatAATTTCGAAGGCtctaatatcaaaatatgagcgtttaatcaaattttgaccCATAGTTTTATCATTACCAGGTGAGATGGATATTTCATTAGAGCAGACGCCTTTTCGTCAACCTCCATTGTTGCAAAATACTGGAATTTAGAATACAAAAAGACTAATAAACATGTATtggtttattatgataaaaagcaAAGATTATGAATAAaggtcaaaatatatttaaaaggaaattaagtttcaaaaaaaaaaatgtcatatcATGACACGTATACATTAACGAAAGAAAACTAGCTCCAATATAGGTTAAGATTGTATTCTGTATGTAGCATACAACGGTTTATGAAAATGTGTATCTTACCCAGTTCTCAAGTCTTTCCTTTATCTTATCAGAAAAAGACTTGGTAGAGAAGTGTCGCtgggaaaaacaaaaaagatcaTGAGAGAGATGGAGATTGTAAATGTGTTTtggtggagagagagagagagagagagagagagagagagagagagagagagagagagagagattatttacCGAGTAGCCTATGCTGTCGGATGGCTGGATGGCAAGGTCAGTGATTGGTTCTGTGTTCACCAGAGTTCCTGTTTCCTGTGTGGAGGCCTCGACAACTCCAGGCACCACCGTCAGAAAGACTTGATCATGATGACCAACAAGGAACGAGGAAGACTCATCAACAACCCATGGTAGAGGCTGACCCTGTGGAGCTATTTCCTCCAGACTGTAAGAACTACCCAGTCCGTGTAACACTCCGAGAAAGTCCTTCTGAGAGATAATGTCGGTGCTAGAGCATGTTTCACTGACAGGAAAGCCATTAAAAGACTGAAAGTCATAAGCAGCTTTTGAATCACAAGTGCTAGCAACCGCTGTTTCTTGCCCTGAATACGTTTCTGCATTGTTTATCTCATGAGAGGATGCGACAGTGTCCGTGTTGCACTGAGGCAGAGTTGCACAGGTTGACACAGACGAATCTGTCAAAGAGTCGGGAGACAGAGACGTGGACACACGGGAACGATGTCTCTTCCCGTCTCTCTTTTTCCGTCCAGTTTTCCTCCTTTTGGCCTACAACACCAcaatatgaaaatattgtttatctGTATTTTGATAGTATTTTGAACAAGTATGAAACTtggattatttatttttaaagtcaatAGTTGACGGCGCATATGACAGATATTATCCACCCATTTATGTTTTCCTTAATATGATGAtagaatattgttttaattttataaaaagttatgtaaaataCACTTAAAGCTTGTTTTTGGTTTTGATATTAATATGTAATAACTTTACATTAGGATGACACCGTAAAATTACGGATAAGAATATTGGCTGGCTTACGCCAAAATATCAAGTGTTGTGTAGATAATGATGAGGTCTAATATCTTATATACTAAAGTGTAATTCACACAAATAATTAGCAATACTGGTATTATGTACCGTTATGCCTCCTTCTACACAGAATTCATCAACTGAATGCCCCCGTTTCATtgtcaattttcaaattttctcgCTCTGAATTTTTGCACGTCCGTTCGCTAGCGAATGGCGCCGTAACTATGAGACGTTGTCACAACGCAACGCCTTATATATAGGCATTTCTCGTCACTTATGGCAACGTCACATCAATTTCTGCTCTactgttcattttattttcatgtttgtttttatttttattttttttagctaaaATAGTgtgttaattttgtcaaattatacccattatattatttattgacaaaatttaattgtctttgaaacttaaataaaaacaactttaCATCCCTTGTAACGGAAGGATTTCGATACGTATCAATTTGTCAACACGAGAAGTTGACACATTGAGTCAGTGCtgtcttttaacaaaattatcttACCATCGTGATTTGAGTGTAAGCTGCACATTATCCATGAAGTTAAACtccaaattcaaaatattcctTCGAAGTTCAGACTAAACGTTTCAACATAATGCAGCGTGAcgtaacaaaaagaaaacgcgCCAAATATACGTTTTCTGATACGTACGAAAATGTCTAGAACTCATACCAAACTATGCTATATGTGCTTTCTGGTAAAACAAAGTTAGTGTTCGCAAAAAGTGTTTGTATGTGCAATCATTACCTGAAAACATTTTCAGAGATAAATACCACTTACTGATTAattatcttaatttatttttatttttttttaataaaatgttaatcatACTTTCAATTTAATCATGGGACTCGTTTTCTATTtctatcatttttttcacatgCAGATATAAATACctaattattacaaaaaaaatacatatacatgtaatttgtttttcaacCTGACATATTCCTCCCcgcaatttatttcatttttttttagtagaTTGATTGTTGAATTGTTTTTTCATGAATCATTGACAAGGTCTTGATAATTACCAAATTTCCAGTTGCACCGGTTTTaaaagactctctctctctctctctctctctctctctttctctctctctctctctctctctctctctctctctctctctctctctctctctctctctctccaagtCTGTAAGATATAATCGTTATAATCGTtacatggtttgtagttgacctTATATGGTAtatacatggtcagtaaattccaTCTGCAATATGAAATTTACTGACCACGAAAAAACCATAATAGGTTAACCTCAAACCATGAAACTAGCAATATCAAGTAAACTCTCCTActtacgaaagccgagaaggatcattcgagattcgagtttcgaaatacgagattcgaaatacgagattcgagattcgaaattcgagattcaatatctaaattaaccaatcaaatcatggatcttgTGCTGTAATCAAAcaagagttatgcccctttttTATCTTTGTTGTACGAGTTATctaatgtttttgtattttggaACTCTTCAATGTTTTCGTTGATCCAACGTTTTACCTAGTCGAAATACACGAGGTGCTCCACCTtcgttttcttgattttgctatCCTAGCCTGCTCAAAATGTAAGACTGATTATATAAACTCATAGTTATGAATATCTCTGTTTCTTAGATTGCTTTTTATGTGTAAATCAACTCTTTTTAATCGAACACGGTTTAATACTTTAATCGATACTTTGGCGGCCATATTTAAATGTgctatttatgtatatttagtatcaacaatttgttttaaaagtttctggTATATTAATAGATCTTGAATTTATTAAGCTTTCTGAATATGTAATTTCTCTCTATTAACTCTTAAAGATAGCTTACTAGAATATAAATGCATGTGACTGTGTGTGTATTGTATGACATGGTATTGTAATGGTGTCTTTATTTGTGTTCTATTTTTTGTTACAGCCTTTTACCATATGTTGGCACACGCTTTATCAATAAAACTTAGAAGATTGTAACATTGCCTTCCATGGTTAACTTAGCTGTTCTTCTAACAGCACAGTAAAAGGATTTACCAGGTTTATGGATCCATTGAAACTCACATTACCCCATAAAGTACACAGTGTGATACAGTCAGCTTGAAAATGTCAACAGATAAACAAGAAGATAAGTCAGCAGACAAAGAAGAAACAGATGTTAAACGTGAAATTAAGTTTACAGAGAAAGGTTTAGAGAACTTTGAAACATTGTGTAAGGAAAATGGAAAACTTATAGACAGAGCCTGGAATTCtgttgaagattctattcttagTATACAAGATAGTGAGAAAGATGTGAAATCTTTACGAAAACTCGACAATGACATTCGTGTTGTGTTTGAGGAATATACAGAAAGAGTCAATGTGTATGGAGAATGTTTACGCAGAGTTAATAATGAACTTGCAAGAAAAGAAGAAGAGAAACTGAAAGCATATTATACAAGAGCGTCACAACTTGTAGAAAACGCTTtagaagaaataaagaatttaagAATGGACCTGGTGGAAAATGCATCACATATTTCTACTACTTCAAGTTcagaaagaagaagaagaggagAGCAGAAATTAGAATACCTGAAGAAGGAAGCAGAACTTCAGAAAGAAAAGCTGAAATTAGAACAAGAAGAAATTACCCACAAAGCGGAAGCAGCAAGAAAGAAACAAGAAGTAGAGATAAATCTGAATCTACTCAAACAAGAAAGTGCTGTGATGATGGATGAAGAGGACGAAGAGGATGATGTGTCGTTATCTGTTACAACAGACAATAGAAAGGACCGAACTAGAAGATATGTTGAAAACTTGAACTCACATGATAATGACATTGAACGTGAAGATGCAGACCTTCGTACTCCGATTCCTGCCGAAACTGTTCCAATTCCCACACCTTATCGCCCATCTTATATCCAGCGACAACATTTTGCAGACAATAGTGCAGCTCATTTTCCTGTTGATCCTCCGtcaaatacagttgaaataCAGAACACTCAAACCCAGATGTCATCTGCAGACTCACATTTGTCAGAGTTGACATTATTCCTCATGCGAAAACAGCTTGTTCCAGAAAGATTCTCTAATTTCGACGATAAAGTTGAATCGTATAATTCTTGGAAATCTTCATTTCAAAGCATTGTGGCTGAACtaaaagtgttaaaatttgaagagCTTGAATTGCTCGTAAACCGTCTCTCAGGAAGGTCGAAGGAAGTGGCCACCAGCATCCGTAATGCCAACCCTGGTGATGCCGACCGTGCTGTCAAACTGATATGGGAACGATTAGACGAGATGTATGGTAGACCTGAACTGATTGAGTCTTCGCTGCGTTCACAATTAGAGAACTTTCGACAAATAGGTTCGAGTGAAAATAGTAGACTATACGACCTACTGAACATTTTAATCAAGATTGAATCGTTGAAAACAAACCCCCAGTTTGCCACAAGCTTAGCCTATTATGATTCATCTTCAGGAGTGAACCCCATTATCAGCAAGTTACCATACAGCCTCCAAGAAAAGTGGATCACTAGAGCATCTGCCCACAAAAGAACAAATCAAGTCCCATTTCCAcccttttccttttttgttaCTTTTCTCAAGGAAATGTGTGCTATAAGAAATGACCCTGCATTTGTGTATAACAGACCAGCTGTTCCTGCTAATAAGAACAGACCCGTACGTACTCCTATGGTGCAAAGTCGTAAATCAGAGGTGACTGACCCTGGACGAGTTGATCCGAACCGGTGTCCTTATCACAAGGCTGATCACAGCATACATGACTGTTATGGTTTTCGTGCAAAGCCACTTACTGAGAGAAAAAACTTTTTACAAAGCAGAAACATTTGCACAAGATGTTGTTTGTCAACCCAACACTTACCTAAGGACTGTCAAGTGAGAATTCAGTGCAAAATCTGCGGGTATTCCAACCATGCCACAGCACTACATGTGGATAAAGTTTCATCTTGGAGCCCAAGCATTCATGGCGGGGAGGGAATTCGCAACTCCTTTACACAACCACACTCCTCTGGACCTGTCCAAGCAAACTTACCTTCAACGTCCAAGGTTTCGACAAATAGTACTGTGACATCAAAGTGTTCGACTTTCTGCGGGGACAGATTCCAAGGAAAATCTTGCAGCAAAACCTTTCTTGTGGATGTGTTTCATGAAAACAACCCGAACAATGTGCACCGTATTTACGTGATCGTGGACGATCAGTGCAATCAGACACTTGCTTCACCCGAACTGTTAGATATCCTGAATATCTCTAGTGTACCTACCAAATTCACCCTAACTACATGTTCAGGAAAGACAGCTATGTATGGCAGAAATGTTCTCGGACTCAAAGTGCGATCTATTGACAAGAACGTTACTTTAGACCTTCCATCTACTCTCGAATGCGAGGACATACCTAACGATTTATCTGAAATCCCAACACCGGAGATTGCAGAATCCTATCATCATCTTAGTGTTATCACATCTAAGATTCCTGAGTTTGATCCAGACTCAAAAGTTCACTTACTGATTGGCAGAGATCTACTGGAAGCCCATCATGTTGAAGAGCAAATCCTTGGACCCCGAGGAGCACCCTTCGCACAGAAACTCGTTCTTGGTTGGGCCATTATTGGCGAAGTCTGTCTTGGGAGGATTCATCAGAGAACGTCCCTTAACGTGAAGAAAGTCTCAGTTTTGAATGACGGTAGAGTGACATGCAATGAACTTTGTCCGAATCTTTTGCATATCAAAGAACAGATTTCAACTTCTAACAGTTTAGTTTGTGCTCGTGACTTTCGGGGTGATAATGTATTCACAAAGACGCCTGACGATGACCAAGTTGGTTTATCAGTTGAGGATCGTTTGTTCCTAAAGCTTATGGACAAAACTTTCAAGAAGGACGAGGAAGGTTATTGGACAGCCCCTCTGCCCTTTAGACAACTTCCTGAATACTTACCCAACAACAAACCACAAGCATTTCACCGAGCCCAAATACTGCATACAAACTTGCAAAGAGATTCTGTTAAGAGAGAACAGTTCGTGACATTCATGCGTAAAGTACTGGACAGTGGAGCAGCAGAAGTGGCTCCTTCGTCTTCAAATGCAGTTTGTTGGTATCTACCGTTATTTGGAGTTCGCCACCCGAGAAAGCCAGAACAAATTAGAGGTGTTTTTGATTCATCTGCTGTTCATGAAGGTATCTCACTCAACAGCCTTCTTATGTCTGGTCCAGACATGGTTAACAGCCTATTAGGAATCCTACTTCGCTTCAGGAAGGATGAAGTGGCAATTACTGCGGACATTGAACAAATGTTCTACCGTTTTCGGGTGGATGACGACCATCGGGACTTCCTACGTTTTTATTGGTACAGAGAGAATGATCCTGACGACATCCTTGTTGAATACAGAATGCGTGCACACGTATTTGGCAATAGTCCATCGCCTGCCATAGCAACTTACGGAATCCGCAAGACAGTAGAGAATGCTGATGAAGATGTGAAGGACTTTGTGAATCGTAACTTTTATGTTGACGACGGACTCATTTCCTTGCCTGATGAAGCCAGCGCTATCGACCTCATGAAACGCACCCAGTCTGTCATGAAGTCAGAAGGTAGATTAAGACTACACAAAATTACCTCTAATAAACTGGCAGTGATGGAAGCATTTGATCCAAGTGACCATGGTGAACAACTCAAGGAGTTTGACGACGACGATTTGGTCCATAGAAGCCTTGGTCTCTGTTGGAACCTGAAAGATGACACATTTAGATTTACAGTGCCAGTGAAGGAAAAGCCATTCACTCGACGTGGTCTATTGTCAACGGTGAATAGTTTATTTGACCCCATAGGATTTATAACACCCATTACTATAAGTGGAAAGATCCTCCTTCGAGAAGCAACACCCCCTGGTGTAGACTGGGATGAACCCTTACCCTCCAGTTACCTTCAGAAGTGGACAGAGTGGCAGTCTTCACTTCAGAGCTTAATAGATGTCGCCATACCACGGATGTTATCGCACGTGTCTGTGAGCCTAGCCAAGACTGCTGAAGTTCATATATTTTGCGACGCATCTGAAAAAGCTATTGGAGCATCAGCATATATTAAAGTGGAAGATGACCAAGGCCGCAACAGCGTTAGGTTCTTGATGGGCAAGGGCAAGCTAGCCCCACCTAGAGGTCACACTATTCCACGCTTAGAGCTCTGTGGAGCTGTTCTGGCAACAGAACTTGCAGAAATAATATCCATACAGCTAGACATCCCATTGGACTCTATGCATTATTACACAGACAGCAAAGTTGTGCTGGGATATATCAGCAATCGTACTCGTCGTTTTTATACGTATGTGAGTAATAGAGTGGACCGCATTCTGAAAATCTCCACTGCTGATCAATGGAAGTATGTTCCTACAGACAAGAATCCTGCCGATTCCTGCACCAGATGTATCACTTCAGTCATTGATATCATGCAGCTTCCTTGGATAATTGGCCCACAGTGGTTAAGCAATACAAGTACCGGTACATCAGAATGCACTGGTACCTCGGAGTATTTTCCACTCATTGAACCTGATTATGATTCGGAAGTTAGGCCACTGATGACAAAGATCACCACCAACCATCTTTCTCCGGTGCCTGCTTGTCTCGGAACAAAGCGCTTTGAGCGTTTTTCTAGCTGGAAGTCTCTGGTTTCCGCAATCGCATCTCTTCAACGCATAGTTCGGAATCGACGCGATGGATATCATGACACCAAACCCATTAGCCAGTGTGATGCCCTCAGAAAAGCTGAGATTCTCATTCTGAAGGAAACTCAGCAAGAACACTTTACTACAGACATTAAATGCCTGGCCAATGGTAAACCTCTGGCAAAGAACAGCAGTATTGCGACACTTTCACCCTATCTTGATGAGAATGGGCTACTTCGTGTTGGAGGCAGGATCAATCGAGCAGCCGGACAAATACCTGCAAGAGAAGTCAACCCTATCATCCTACCTAAAGCTAGCCACGTTTCCACCTTACTTATTCGTCACTTTCATGAACAAACCAAGCATCAAGGAAGACTTATTACGGAAGGAGCTCTGCGCACAGGAGGATATTGGCTCATTGGCGCCAAACGATTGATTTCTTCTCTCATACACAAGTGCGTGACTTGTCGTAAACTAAGACGCAGTTTAGAAACTCAGAAAATGGCTGATGTTCCTACAGACAGGATAACCCCAGGACCCCCCTTTACATCAGTCGGCATTGATGCCTTTGGACCCTGGCAGGTGGCTACACGCAAAACTCGAGGAGGTGCCGCTAACAGCAAAAGATGGGGAATCATTTTTACATGCCTATTTTGTAGGGCAGTGCATATAGAAATTGTAGAGGAGATGTCAAGTTCTTCATTTATAAACGCCTTCCGTCGTTTCTTGGCAATCCGTGGCCCTGTGAAGTTTATACACTCTGATAGAGGCTCCAATTTTATCGGAGCAGCCGAAGAAATGAAGATGAATACAGTAAAGGTAGAGGAAGGACCCGTTCAAGAATTCTTGCGCAACTCTGGAATTACTTGGATATTCAATGTTCCTCATGCTTCACATATGGGAGGCATCTGGGAAAGAATGATAGGGATGACCAGAAAGATTTTAGACTCTATGCTACTTGAATCCAGATCCAAACCCCTCACACATGAAACTCTTGCTACCTTTTTATGTGAAGTCTGCGCCATTATTAATTCGCGCCCAATTGTTCCAATATCGACAGACCCAGAGATGCCCATGATTCTTAGTCCGTCCATGCTTCTGACAGGAAAAGTGGATTTCTTACCTGTTGTGTCCGATTCCTTGAATCTTCCAGACATCTATCGAGCGCAATGGAAGCATGTGCAGGTGCTCGCTGATATCTTTTGGCGTCATTGGAGGAGGGAATACCTGAGCATTCTACAAACCCGCCGTAAATGGAAGCATGAACATCGCAACCTGAATCCTGATGATGTTGTACTTATTCGAGATTCTTCGGAGCATCGGAACAATTGGCCAGTAGGCGTTGTCTCGAGAGTTTTTAAGAGTGAAGATGACTTAGTCCGGAAAGTTGAGGTTAGAACCATCCGTGACGGGAAACCTACCTTCTATACCAGACCAGTGCAAGAACTTGTCGTGTTGTTAGAGTAATAGTCTAGTCGAACCTTGTCATCGATtgtttattgtattatttttctttactaaatgtaATAGTGGTATCAGTAAGATACCAGACGGGGAGTGTGCTGTAATCAAAcaagagttatgcccctttttTATCTTTGTTGTACGAGTTATctaatgtttttgtattttggaACTCTTCAATGTTTTCGTTGATCCAACGTTTTACCTAGTCGAAATACACGAGGTGCTCCACCTtcgttttcttgattttgctatCCTAGCCTGCTCAAAATGTAAGACTGATTATATAAACTCATAGTTATGAATATCTCTGTTTCTTAGATTGCTTTTTATGTGTAAATCAACTCTTTTTAATCGAACACGGTTTAATACTTTAATCGATACTTTGGCGGCCATATTTAAATGTgctatttatgtatatttagtatcaacaatttgttttaaaagtttctggTATATTAATAGATCTTGAATTTATTAAGCTTTCTGAATATGTAATTTCTCTCTATTAACTCTTAAAGATAGCTTACTAGAATATAAATGCATGTGACTGTGTGTGTATTGTATGACATGGTATTGTAATGGTGTCTTTATTTGTGTTCTATTTTTTGTTACAGCCTTTTACCATATGTTGGCACACGCTTTATCAATAAAACTTAGAAGATTGTAACATTGCCTTCCATGGTTAACTTAGCTGTTCTTCTAACAGCAcagatctgaaacctgtatcctagcaacatcaaactgttctaaataaagatcattcgtacatgctctttcctacaaataaat from Crassostrea angulata isolate pt1a10 chromosome 7, ASM2561291v2, whole genome shotgun sequence includes:
- the LOC128191351 gene encoding uncharacterized protein LOC128191351; this encodes MKRGHSVDEFCVEGGITAKRRKTGRKKRDGKRHRSRVSTSLSPDSLTDSSVSTCATLPQCNTDTVASSHEINNAETYSGQETAVASTCDSKAAYDFQSFNGFPVSETCSSTDIISQKDFLGVLHGLGSSYSLEEIAPQGQPLPWVVDESSSFLVGHHDQVFLTVVPGVVEASTQETGTLVNTEPITDLAIQPSDSIGYSRHFSTKSFSDKIKERLENWYFATMEVDEKASALMKYPSHLLEWSERVKFTHVRKWQQLEYHAPDYSKFD
- the LOC128156105 gene encoding uncharacterized protein LOC128156105; the encoded protein is MYGRNVLGLKVRSIDKNVTLDLPSTLECEDIPNDLSEIPTPEIAESYHHLSVITSKIPEFDPDSKVHLLIGRDLLEAHHVEEQILGPRGAPFAQKLVLGWAIIGEVCLGRIHQRTSLNVKKVSVLNDGRVTCNELCPNLLHIKEQISTSNSLVCARDFRGDNVFTKTPDDDQVGLSVEDRLFLKLMDKTFKKDEEGYWTAPLPFRQLPEYLPNNKPQAFHRAQILHTNLQRDSVKREQFVTFMRKVLDSGAAEVAPSSSNAVCWYLPLFGVRHPRKPEQIRGVFDSSAVHEGISLNSLLMSGPDMVNSLLGILLRFRKDEVAITADIEQMFYRFRVDDDHRDFLRFYWYRENDPDDILVEYRMRAHVFGNSPSPAIATYGIRKTVENADEDVKDFVNRNFYVDDGLISLPDEASAIDLMKRTQSVMKSEGRLRLHKITSNKLAVMEAFDPSDHGEQLKEFDDDDLVHRSLGLCWNLKDDTFRFTVPVKEKPFTRRGLLSTVNSLFDPIGFITPITISGKILLREATPPGVDWDEPLPSSYLQKWTEWQSSLQSLIDVAIPRMLSHVSVSLAKTAEVHIFCDASEKAIGASAYIKVEDDQGRNSVRFLMGKGKLAPPRGHTIPRLELCGAVLATELAEIISIQLDIPLDSMHYYTDSKVVLGYISNRTRRFYTYVSNRVDRILKISTADQWKYVPTDKNPADSCTRCITSVIDIMQLPWIIGPQWLSNTSTGTSECTGTSEYFPLIEPDYDSEVRPLMTKITTNHLSPVPACLGTKRFERFSSWKSLVSAIASLQRIVRNRRDGYHDTKPISQCDALRKAEILILKETQQEHFTTDIKCLANGKPLAKNSSIATLSPYLDENGLLRVGGRINRAAGQIPAREVNPIILPKASHVSTLLIRHFHEQTKHQGRLITEGALRTGGYWLIGAKRLISSLIHKCVTCRKLRRSLETQKMADVPTDRITPGPPFTSVGIDAFGPWQVATRKTRGGAANSKRWGIIFTCLFCRAVHIEIVEEMSSSSFINAFRRFLAIRGPVKFIHSDRGSNFIGAAEEMKMNTVKVEEGPVQEFLRNSGITWIFNVPHASHMGGIWERMIGMTRKILDSMLLESRSKPLTHETLATFLCEVCAIINSRPIVPISTDPEMPMILSPSMLLTGKVDFLPVVSDSLNLPDIYRAQWKHVQVLADIFWRHWRREYLSILQTRRKWKHEHRNLNPDDVVLIRDSSEHRNNWPVGVVSRVFKSEDDLVRKVEVRTIRDGKPTFYTRPVQELVVLLE